The following proteins are co-located in the Paenibacillus sp. JNUCC32 genome:
- a CDS encoding adenine phosphoribosyltransferase: MDFKDYIRVIPDFPQAGISFKDITTLLKNGEVYRKAIEELKVLVSDLKIDVIAGPEARGFVVGAPLAYALGVGFAPIRKSGKLPYETIEVGYDLEYGKDRLAMHTDAIEKGQNVLIADDLLATGGTIATSVNLIRQLGGNVVGAAFMIELTDLNGRSKLDDIDVFTLMQYE, translated from the coding sequence TTGGATTTTAAAGATTATATTCGTGTCATTCCCGATTTTCCGCAAGCGGGGATCAGCTTCAAGGATATTACCACACTGCTGAAGAATGGTGAGGTATATCGCAAAGCCATCGAGGAACTGAAGGTCTTGGTTTCCGATCTCAAAATTGATGTGATAGCTGGTCCCGAAGCCCGTGGATTTGTCGTGGGTGCTCCGCTGGCTTACGCGCTTGGCGTGGGATTCGCGCCCATTCGCAAAAGCGGCAAGCTGCCTTACGAAACGATTGAAGTGGGATATGACCTCGAATACGGTAAAGATCGCTTGGCGATGCATACCGATGCAATCGAGAAAGGGCAAAATGTATTGATTGCGGATGATCTTCTTGCAACAGGCGGTACGATTGCGACTTCGGTTAACCTCATCCGTCAATTGGGCGGGAACGTTGTTGGCGCTGCTTTCATGATCGAGCTGACGGATTTGAACGGCCGTTCGAAGCTGGATGACATCGATGTATTTACGTTGATGCAGTACGAGTAA
- a CDS encoding post-transcriptional regulator, giving the protein MELEQMSEEELMSTIEMVCLSKVEEMHLIGYEYVTSDDIWNCVSSKYEKEGVPSLHQLVNDILSLKATALMNYMTISAYKGSSFD; this is encoded by the coding sequence ATGGAACTCGAGCAAATGAGCGAGGAAGAATTGATGAGCACCATTGAGATGGTATGCTTGAGCAAGGTTGAGGAAATGCATTTGATTGGGTACGAGTATGTGACGAGCGACGATATTTGGAACTGTGTCAGCAGCAAGTACGAAAAGGAAGGCGTTCCGTCCCTCCACCAATTGGTCAACGACATTCTGTCCTTGAAAGCAACAGCCTTGATGAACTATATGACAATATCAGCATATAAGGGATCTTCTTTCGATTAA
- the dtd gene encoding D-aminoacyl-tRNA deacylase, which yields MRVVIQRCKNAQVTVDNEIVGKIEAGLMVLVGVTHEDEEKDAKYLAEKVAGLRIFEDEDGKMNFSVQDVGGAILSVSQFTLYGDTRKGKRPNFMAAAKPDEANALYESFNRELSAKGLQVETGVFGAMMDVSLTNWGPVTLIIDSRS from the coding sequence ATGAGAGTGGTCATTCAACGATGCAAGAATGCGCAAGTCACAGTGGATAATGAAATCGTCGGCAAGATTGAAGCGGGATTGATGGTGCTGGTCGGCGTGACGCATGAGGATGAAGAGAAGGATGCCAAATACCTTGCGGAAAAGGTAGCGGGGCTGCGGATTTTTGAGGATGAGGACGGAAAAATGAATTTCAGCGTCCAGGACGTGGGCGGAGCGATTCTGTCGGTGTCCCAATTTACCCTCTATGGAGACACCCGCAAAGGAAAGCGGCCGAACTTTATGGCTGCCGCAAAACCGGATGAAGCGAATGCATTGTACGAGTCGTTTAACCGCGAGCTTTCGGCGAAGGGATTGCAGGTGGAGACCGGGGTGTTCGGAGCGATGATGGACGTGTCGTTGACCAACTGGGGACCGGTGACGCTAATTATCGACAGCCGATCCTAA
- the recJ gene encoding single-stranded-DNA-specific exonuclease RecJ → MLYSKYEWRIREAASTITERLAHDLSLPPIVASLMASRGIQSAEAGREFLYGTFELTHDPYLMQGMREAVPRIRKALEDREHILIYGDYDADGVSSTSLMIHLMRYLGASYDIYIPHRSNEGYGLHNHALDWAHQQGVSLVITVDTGISAVEQIAYANSLGIDVIVTDHHEPPEVLPEAYALINPKIPTCPYPFKGLAGVGVAYKLAQALVGDPPEEWLQIVSIGTIADLMPLTGENRVLVKHGIESMRKTRYEGIRSLLEVSGIHVEQVTAVNVAFSMAPRINASGRLDHAGRAVTLLTTEHREEAERLAWELDGLNKDRQQVVENIVQEALGMVQDRWRGQEIPPVIVLAGEGWNVGVVGIVASKILERFYRPVVILGIDPETGNCKGSARSIPGFDIYAALLSCKDVMDHFGGHPSAAGMSLHRDRLAAFEQGLHRYAEDALDAEHLIAVCEADLEASLSEVSVPILEQMEQLGPFGMANAVPKIVFRDVVIKDVRKIGKEGKHLKLRLQQKREVIDAISFGWGHLADILPVGSVVDVLGELSVNEWNGSRKVQLMIQDICAPYQQVFDYRGIKEPIREIQRWRAELEPHLRCPAVRSAVVYAKDSHPEIKSQLYDMCLWVYDRNAGIVPDNEIAASGSQEDISVLFVLDVPETAEQLAAFMSAFHSVPNIFMLHPTRNLRERLQIPDREQFKKLYVSLAGLTSAPMPEKEVVARLQKQTSLSSRMLVKVLDVFEELAFIQRDQGQITFVPKPEKKPLDASRHFRELSDLADMEQHLLHAGTEQLTQWMTSRTKGVS, encoded by the coding sequence GTGCTGTATTCCAAATATGAATGGAGAATACGAGAGGCAGCGTCAACGATCACAGAACGGCTGGCCCATGATTTGTCGCTGCCACCCATCGTGGCTTCACTCATGGCTTCCCGGGGGATACAATCAGCCGAGGCTGGCCGGGAATTTTTATATGGAACGTTTGAGCTGACGCACGACCCTTATCTCATGCAGGGAATGCGGGAGGCCGTGCCGCGCATCCGCAAAGCGCTGGAGGATCGGGAGCATATTCTGATCTACGGCGATTATGACGCGGACGGGGTTTCCAGCACATCATTGATGATTCATCTGATGCGTTATTTGGGAGCATCTTATGATATTTATATCCCTCACCGATCCAATGAAGGTTATGGCTTACATAATCATGCGCTGGATTGGGCCCATCAGCAAGGGGTCAGTCTGGTGATTACCGTAGATACCGGGATTAGTGCGGTCGAGCAAATCGCGTATGCCAACAGCCTTGGCATCGACGTCATCGTCACCGACCATCATGAACCGCCTGAGGTGCTGCCTGAGGCATATGCATTGATCAATCCGAAGATCCCGACATGCCCGTATCCCTTCAAGGGGCTGGCCGGCGTAGGCGTGGCTTACAAATTGGCACAGGCTCTCGTGGGTGACCCGCCGGAGGAATGGCTCCAGATCGTTTCGATCGGAACGATCGCTGACTTGATGCCGCTCACGGGGGAGAATCGGGTGCTTGTGAAGCACGGTATCGAATCGATGCGAAAAACGCGGTATGAAGGCATCCGCAGCTTGCTTGAGGTATCGGGAATTCATGTAGAGCAGGTGACGGCCGTTAACGTGGCCTTCTCCATGGCACCACGGATTAACGCCAGCGGCCGCTTGGACCATGCAGGCCGTGCCGTTACGCTGCTTACAACGGAGCACAGGGAAGAGGCAGAGCGCCTTGCTTGGGAGCTGGACGGACTGAACAAGGATCGGCAGCAAGTGGTCGAAAACATCGTCCAGGAAGCGCTGGGGATGGTTCAAGACCGCTGGAGAGGGCAGGAGATCCCGCCTGTTATCGTACTGGCGGGCGAGGGCTGGAATGTCGGCGTGGTCGGCATCGTGGCTTCCAAAATCCTGGAGCGCTTTTACCGCCCCGTTGTAATTCTCGGGATTGATCCCGAAACGGGAAACTGTAAAGGCTCTGCCCGTTCGATTCCGGGATTCGATATCTATGCGGCTTTGCTTTCTTGCAAAGACGTCATGGACCACTTTGGCGGCCATCCTTCCGCAGCCGGCATGAGCCTCCATCGAGACCGCTTGGCGGCATTCGAACAGGGACTTCATCGATATGCGGAGGATGCGCTCGATGCAGAGCATCTGATTGCCGTTTGCGAAGCGGACCTGGAAGCCAGTTTGTCGGAGGTATCCGTACCCATTCTGGAACAGATGGAACAGTTAGGCCCGTTCGGCATGGCGAATGCCGTACCGAAGATCGTTTTTCGGGACGTTGTCATCAAGGACGTCCGCAAGATCGGCAAAGAAGGGAAACATCTGAAGCTTCGTTTGCAGCAAAAGCGGGAGGTTATCGATGCGATCTCATTCGGCTGGGGCCATCTTGCCGATATTCTGCCGGTGGGTTCGGTTGTGGATGTGCTTGGCGAGCTTTCCGTCAATGAATGGAACGGGAGCCGTAAAGTGCAGCTCATGATTCAGGATATCTGCGCCCCTTATCAGCAGGTGTTTGATTACCGCGGGATCAAAGAACCGATCCGGGAGATCCAGAGGTGGAGAGCTGAACTGGAGCCGCATCTGCGGTGCCCGGCTGTCCGTTCCGCGGTGGTGTACGCAAAAGATTCACATCCGGAAATAAAAAGTCAATTGTATGATATGTGCCTTTGGGTATATGATAGGAATGCTGGCATCGTGCCGGATAATGAAATCGCCGCGAGCGGCAGTCAAGAAGACATTTCCGTTTTGTTCGTACTGGATGTACCGGAGACGGCTGAGCAGCTCGCTGCATTCATGTCAGCCTTCCATTCCGTTCCCAATATATTTATGTTACATCCGACCCGGAACCTGCGCGAACGGCTGCAAATTCCGGACCGGGAACAGTTTAAGAAGCTGTACGTATCACTTGCTGGACTGACGTCCGCTCCCATGCCGGAAAAAGAGGTCGTAGCACGTCTACAGAAGCAGACTTCGTTGTCATCGCGCATGCTGGTCAAAGTACTGGATGTCTTTGAAGAATTGGCATTCATTCAGCGTGACCAGGGACAAATTACCTTTGTACCGAAGCCGGAGAAAAAACCGCTCGACGCATCCCGTCACTTCCGGGAATTAAGCGACTTGGCGGATATGGAGCAGCATCTGCTGCATGCCGGCACCGAACAGTTAACCCAGTGGATGACGTCCCGTACAAAAGGCGTATCTTAA
- the secD gene encoding protein translocase subunit SecD produces the protein MKRIISFVGTVLVITILMAVTTPGLLKDVRLGLDLKGGFEILYEAEPLMEGQQVTKEALQETAKSLQKRADAMGTSEPEVTPEGANRIRLKVAGVTDEAEVRKTMKEPANLTFRSNDGCKEGEEFCKIELRGDDFVENGASVAYDQLNQPMIDIKVKDKGKFAEITERLLGQELAIFMDDQLLSAPTVRAVLTDGTAQITGNYSLDEAKQIRDTINLGALPLKLVEKYSQSVGATLGMQSLTKTLEAGLIASVAILLFMIIRYRVPGLLASFALILHTWLLILIFVWADFTLTLPGIAAFILGIGMAVDANIITYERIREEIKTGKSVPSAVKSGGKSSLRAIMDSNLTTILVAAVMFGFGTGAVKGFALVLILEIIVSIATNVYFSRFLLNLLVNIGWARKPSHYGVKERDIREL, from the coding sequence ATGAAGAGAATTATCAGTTTCGTCGGAACCGTGCTCGTGATCACTATTTTAATGGCCGTTACAACTCCAGGCTTGCTGAAAGACGTCCGTCTAGGTTTGGATCTGAAGGGTGGATTCGAAATCCTTTATGAAGCAGAACCGTTGATGGAAGGGCAGCAGGTTACCAAAGAAGCGCTGCAGGAAACCGCAAAGAGCTTGCAAAAGCGTGCGGATGCGATGGGAACATCGGAGCCTGAGGTTACGCCGGAAGGGGCGAACCGGATTCGCTTGAAGGTGGCGGGCGTAACGGATGAGGCCGAAGTTCGAAAAACAATGAAAGAACCTGCGAACCTCACATTCCGAAGCAATGACGGCTGTAAAGAAGGCGAGGAGTTCTGTAAAATAGAGCTCCGCGGCGACGATTTCGTCGAGAACGGCGCATCGGTAGCCTATGACCAGCTTAATCAGCCTATGATAGATATTAAAGTGAAGGACAAAGGGAAGTTTGCTGAAATTACAGAACGTCTTCTCGGTCAAGAGCTGGCTATCTTCATGGACGACCAATTGCTGTCAGCTCCAACGGTACGAGCCGTATTAACGGACGGTACCGCGCAAATTACAGGGAACTACTCGCTTGATGAAGCGAAGCAGATCCGGGATACGATCAATCTCGGCGCCCTGCCGCTGAAGCTGGTCGAGAAATATTCGCAGAGCGTAGGGGCTACGCTTGGCATGCAATCTCTTACAAAAACTTTAGAAGCCGGTCTGATCGCTTCCGTCGCGATTTTGCTGTTCATGATTATCCGATATCGCGTACCGGGCTTGCTGGCAAGTTTCGCACTTATTTTGCACACATGGCTGCTGATCCTTATTTTCGTATGGGCTGACTTTACGTTGACGCTTCCAGGCATTGCGGCATTTATATTAGGTATTGGTATGGCGGTGGATGCCAACATTATCACCTATGAACGCATTCGGGAAGAGATCAAGACAGGCAAAAGCGTGCCATCTGCAGTGAAATCAGGCGGTAAATCCTCCCTGCGCGCCATTATGGACTCCAACTTGACGACGATTCTCGTTGCCGCTGTCATGTTCGGATTCGGTACCGGTGCGGTAAAAGGTTTTGCCCTTGTATTGATTTTGGAGATCATCGTTAGTATTGCCACGAACGTTTATTTCTCCCGTTTCCTGCTCAATCTGCTTGTGAATATCGGTTGGGCCCGCAAACCGAGCCATTATGGCGTAAAGGAGCGTGACATTCGTGAGCTTTAA
- the uraA gene encoding uracil permease has protein sequence MQREIQVDEKLPFGPGFLLSLQHLFAMFGSTVLVPNMFGVDPGMILLMNGIGTLLYIFLCKGKIPAYLGSSFAFISPVLIVLAGDPEANYGKALGAFIVTGIIFCIVAFIVKYAGTKWIDFVFPPAVMGAIIAMIGLELVPVAAGMAGFLPEEGQSIDPKIITISLVTLGVTVLGSILFRGFAKIIHILIGIVVGYALSFALGVVDTEKIANAKFLSAPELTTPVFDSGAIWTIILVSLVVIVEHIGHLLVTSNIVGKDLSKDPGLHRSLLGNGISTILSGFVGSTPNTTYGENIGVMALTKVYSVFVIGGAAIIAIILSFSGTFSAVVANIPTPVMGGVSLLLFGVIAASGLRIFVEQKVDFSKASNMILATIVLVTGISGVTLKINTVELKGMALATIVGVIMAVLFKLFEITGLSNEKNDEPLVEKTPD, from the coding sequence TTGCAACGTGAAATTCAAGTAGATGAGAAGCTTCCGTTTGGTCCCGGGTTCCTTCTGAGCCTGCAGCATTTGTTCGCCATGTTCGGAAGCACGGTGCTTGTACCGAACATGTTCGGCGTGGATCCCGGCATGATCCTGCTGATGAACGGTATCGGCACGCTGCTCTACATTTTTTTATGTAAAGGAAAGATTCCGGCCTACCTCGGCTCCAGCTTCGCCTTTATCTCACCGGTGCTGATCGTACTGGCAGGCGATCCGGAAGCCAATTACGGCAAAGCCTTGGGCGCCTTTATCGTGACGGGTATTATCTTCTGTATTGTGGCGTTCATTGTCAAATATGCGGGAACCAAATGGATCGACTTCGTCTTCCCGCCTGCGGTTATGGGTGCCATCATTGCGATGATCGGGCTTGAGCTTGTTCCGGTTGCAGCAGGCATGGCTGGTTTTTTGCCGGAAGAAGGGCAATCCATCGATCCTAAAATCATTACCATCTCGCTCGTTACCCTCGGAGTTACGGTGTTGGGTTCCATCTTGTTCCGCGGCTTCGCCAAAATCATTCACATCCTGATCGGGATCGTGGTCGGATATGCGCTTTCCTTCGCGCTTGGGGTCGTGGACACGGAAAAAATCGCAAACGCGAAGTTCCTGTCGGCTCCGGAGCTGACAACCCCGGTTTTTGATAGCGGGGCGATCTGGACCATCATTCTGGTTTCGCTCGTAGTTATCGTGGAGCACATCGGCCACCTGCTGGTCACCAGCAATATCGTGGGCAAAGACCTTTCCAAGGATCCTGGCCTTCACCGCTCCCTGCTCGGCAACGGTATTTCCACCATCTTGTCCGGATTCGTTGGTTCCACGCCGAATACAACGTACGGTGAAAATATCGGGGTCATGGCTTTGACGAAGGTGTACTCCGTGTTTGTCATCGGAGGCGCCGCCATTATTGCCATTATTCTTTCCTTCTCAGGAACATTTTCCGCCGTGGTAGCGAACATTCCAACACCGGTTATGGGCGGCGTGTCTCTCTTGCTGTTCGGGGTAATCGCAGCTTCCGGCCTACGGATCTTCGTGGAGCAGAAGGTGGATTTCTCCAAAGCAAGCAACATGATCTTGGCTACAATCGTACTGGTAACAGGAATCAGCGGCGTAACCTTGAAGATTAACACGGTCGAGCTGAAGGGTATGGCATTGGCGACCATCGTAGGTGTCATAATGGCTGTCCTCTTCAAACTCTTCGAAATTACCGGGCTCTCCAATGAAAAGAATGATGAGCCGCTCGTGGAAAAAACGCCGGATTGA
- a CDS encoding cation diffusion facilitator family transporter, translated as MSNERLNHTETVLWTGIVTDLALALCKGIAGYLSGSKALIGDALHSAANAVTLLVDRLPSLGIFGTKSPMRDKRNVSSTTEPVISILFAVLLIMGGIQIAVSAIQTMASDNLEPPATSALLAIFISMAVNEAVFQYQSWQMKRLHDPRYEMLSADHRFALYSSLTVLIGVSLSMAGSYFEWSPLFYMDSIAALIVACLVVRKGYILIVHSVYGTLAEEKRHEHEAEFMDTIQRVHGVITIEELKVQEYGQIRHVNIEVKITVNPRTSVLEAQEIAERIRKLLTHRFIQVTDAKVHVVPYEPGYPYKSNYDLMDNDMPTLPQ; from the coding sequence GTGAGCAATGAACGCTTGAATCATACGGAGACTGTCCTATGGACAGGCATTGTAACGGATTTGGCATTAGCCTTGTGCAAAGGGATAGCCGGTTACTTATCCGGCAGCAAGGCTCTCATCGGAGATGCCCTGCATTCTGCGGCGAATGCCGTAACTTTATTGGTGGACCGGTTGCCAAGCCTTGGCATATTCGGTACGAAAAGTCCGATGCGGGACAAACGGAACGTTTCGAGTACGACGGAGCCCGTCATATCGATCTTATTTGCCGTGTTATTGATCATGGGCGGCATTCAAATTGCGGTATCCGCGATCCAGACCATGGCATCGGATAACCTCGAGCCGCCGGCCACATCGGCGCTCCTTGCAATTTTCATATCGATGGCGGTGAACGAAGCGGTATTCCAATATCAAAGCTGGCAGATGAAAAGACTGCATGATCCCCGGTACGAAATGCTGTCGGCTGATCATCGGTTTGCCTTATATTCATCGCTAACGGTATTGATCGGCGTGTCGCTATCCATGGCAGGCTCCTATTTTGAATGGTCGCCTCTATTCTACATGGATTCCATAGCGGCTCTTATCGTGGCTTGTCTCGTGGTCCGGAAAGGATATATACTCATCGTTCATTCCGTTTACGGCACGCTTGCGGAGGAGAAACGCCATGAACACGAAGCCGAGTTCATGGATACGATTCAGCGGGTTCACGGCGTGATCACGATCGAGGAGCTGAAGGTTCAAGAATACGGACAGATTCGCCACGTGAACATCGAAGTGAAAATCACCGTGAATCCGAGAACGTCCGTATTGGAAGCTCAGGAAATTGCCGAGCGAATCCGGAAGCTGTTGACCCATCGATTTATTCAGGTTACGGATGCCAAGGTTCACGTTGTGCCTTATGAACCCGGGTACCCGTATAAATCGAACTATGACTTGATGGACAACGATATGCCGACACTGCCGCAATAA
- the secF gene encoding protein translocase subunit SecF, giving the protein MSFKNFDFVGKSRIFYVLSIVITILGLVFLLTRGLNYGVDFQSGSNVDISLSKPLTTEQINTVLEDAGIGEDASVTPGNDRVNIRFSEVLTEDQDQKLRSGIEKLDEKATFEINTVDPEMAKELGRNAIYAVLISCIGIIIYVSIRFEWRFAIAAIVALLHDAFVVISIFSILGLEVDLTFIIAVLTIIGYSINDTIVIFDRIRENLRFAKIKRVSDLKDLVNKSLSQTIGRSIYTALSVFIAAFFMLLLGGESIQMFSLAICIGLAFGAYSSIFIASPLWLLLKGRNVSNKPNSPKPSKDKIEI; this is encoded by the coding sequence GTGAGCTTTAAGAACTTCGATTTCGTAGGCAAAAGCAGAATTTTCTACGTACTATCCATTGTAATTACGATTTTGGGCTTAGTTTTTCTCCTGACTCGCGGTCTTAACTACGGAGTTGATTTTCAATCCGGCTCGAACGTGGACATTTCACTCTCCAAACCGTTGACTACGGAGCAAATCAATACCGTATTAGAGGATGCCGGAATCGGGGAGGATGCGAGCGTTACTCCGGGTAATGACCGCGTCAACATCCGATTCAGCGAGGTGCTGACCGAGGATCAGGATCAGAAGCTTCGTTCCGGCATCGAGAAGCTGGACGAGAAGGCAACCTTCGAAATTAATACGGTTGATCCCGAGATGGCCAAAGAGCTGGGACGAAACGCAATTTATGCCGTATTGATTTCCTGTATCGGGATTATCATTTATGTCAGCATCCGCTTTGAATGGCGATTTGCGATTGCAGCGATCGTAGCGCTCCTGCATGATGCCTTCGTTGTCATCAGTATCTTCTCCATCCTTGGATTAGAGGTGGACTTGACATTCATCATCGCCGTCCTGACCATCATTGGTTATTCGATCAACGATACCATCGTTATCTTTGACCGGATACGGGAAAACCTGCGGTTTGCGAAGATTAAGAGGGTCTCGGATCTCAAGGATCTGGTTAACAAAAGTTTGTCGCAGACGATCGGGCGCTCGATCTATACGGCCTTGTCCGTATTCATCGCTGCATTCTTCATGCTCCTCTTGGGCGGCGAGTCGATCCAGATGTTCTCGCTGGCCATTTGTATCGGTTTGGCATTCGGCGCGTACTCTTCGATCTTTATCGCAAGTCCGTTGTGGCTCCTTCTTAAAGGCCGCAACGTGAGCAATAAGCCGAATTCGCCGAAGCCAAGCAAAGATAAAATCGAAATTTAA
- a CDS encoding RelA/SpoT family protein translates to MGIERLLEKASAYIKEPDLLRIQEAYEFAEQAHHGQVRKSGEPYILHPLAVADIVVNMQMDTLSIIAALLHDVVEDTTVSLEQIRERFGDTCAMLVDGLTKLERIQFRSKEEQQNENYRKMFIAMARDIRVIVIKLADRLHNMRTLKYQSEESQRRISYETLEIFCPIAHRLGISAIKWEMEDIALRYLNPQQYYRIANLMHKKRAEREQYIDNVIVCIREKLDEMGIQADLSGRPKHIYSVFKKMTVKNKQFNEIYDLLAIRIIVDNIKDCYATLGIIHTLWKPMPGRFKDYIAMPKTNMYQSLHTTVVGPNGEPTEVQIRTWEMHRTAEFGIAAHWAYKEGSAGNGGSFDNKMTFFREILELQHETKDASEFVESLKMDFFSDLVFVFTPKGEVIELPSGSVPLDFAYRIHTEVGNRTIGAKVNGRIVPLDHQLKTGDIVEILTSKHSYGPSQDWLKIAQSSHARSKIKQWFKKEKREENVEKGREMLEREIKRLGLDVSEWTTDDKLMEAAKKFAFNDIEDMLSAVGFGGITAAQICTKVTEKLRKEQEEANQLELTSEMKEIKPAEKRSRPTNGVRVKGIDNLLVRFARCCNPVPGDDIVGYVTRGRGVSVHRSDCANLPTTDEGEDAARVIEVEWETAVEANYSVDIEVTGHDRNGLLNEVLQAVSESKTNISAVTGRSDKNKMAMIHMTILIRNTDHLQSVVERIKRVKDVYTVHRIMQ, encoded by the coding sequence ATGGGCATAGAGCGATTACTCGAAAAGGCCAGCGCCTATATAAAAGAACCCGATCTTCTCCGCATCCAGGAAGCTTATGAATTTGCGGAGCAAGCCCACCACGGACAAGTGCGGAAATCGGGAGAACCTTATATTCTTCATCCGCTTGCGGTTGCAGACATCGTGGTGAACATGCAGATGGACACATTGTCCATTATTGCTGCATTGCTTCACGATGTCGTTGAGGATACAACCGTATCGCTCGAGCAGATCCGCGAGCGTTTCGGGGATACCTGCGCAATGCTGGTGGATGGTTTAACGAAGTTGGAACGCATCCAATTCCGATCCAAAGAAGAGCAGCAAAACGAAAATTATCGCAAGATGTTTATCGCCATGGCACGGGATATCCGCGTAATCGTCATCAAGCTGGCGGACCGGCTTCATAATATGCGTACTCTTAAGTACCAATCCGAGGAGAGCCAGCGCCGCATTTCCTATGAAACCTTGGAAATCTTTTGTCCGATAGCCCATCGTCTCGGTATTTCCGCGATCAAGTGGGAGATGGAGGACATTGCGCTTCGTTACTTGAATCCGCAGCAGTATTACCGCATTGCGAATTTGATGCACAAGAAGCGTGCGGAGCGGGAGCAGTACATCGACAACGTCATCGTCTGCATCCGCGAGAAGCTTGACGAGATGGGCATTCAAGCCGATTTGTCGGGCAGACCCAAGCATATCTACAGCGTGTTCAAGAAAATGACGGTGAAGAACAAGCAGTTCAACGAAATTTACGATCTCCTTGCAATCCGCATTATTGTGGACAATATCAAGGATTGTTATGCCACGCTCGGCATCATCCACACCCTGTGGAAGCCGATGCCTGGCCGCTTCAAAGATTATATCGCCATGCCAAAAACGAATATGTACCAGTCCCTCCACACGACGGTGGTAGGGCCTAACGGGGAGCCGACGGAGGTTCAGATCCGCACCTGGGAGATGCATCGAACGGCGGAGTTCGGTATCGCGGCACACTGGGCGTATAAAGAAGGCTCAGCAGGCAACGGGGGCAGCTTCGACAACAAGATGACGTTTTTCCGCGAGATATTGGAGCTGCAGCATGAAACGAAGGATGCGTCGGAATTTGTAGAATCTTTGAAAATGGACTTTTTCTCGGATTTGGTATTTGTGTTTACGCCAAAAGGCGAGGTGATCGAGCTGCCTTCCGGCTCCGTTCCCCTCGATTTTGCCTACAGAATTCATACCGAAGTAGGAAACCGCACCATTGGTGCCAAGGTCAACGGAAGAATCGTTCCGCTGGATCATCAGCTCAAAACCGGCGATATCGTGGAAATTTTGACGTCGAAGCATTCCTACGGTCCAAGCCAGGACTGGCTGAAGATTGCCCAATCCTCGCATGCCCGAAGTAAAATCAAGCAGTGGTTCAAGAAAGAGAAGCGCGAAGAGAACGTCGAGAAGGGCCGCGAGATGCTGGAGCGCGAAATCAAGCGCCTCGGTCTTGACGTGTCCGAGTGGACGACGGACGATAAATTAATGGAAGCGGCCAAGAAATTCGCTTTTAATGATATCGAGGATATGCTATCGGCGGTCGGCTTCGGCGGTATCACTGCCGCGCAGATCTGTACGAAGGTGACCGAGAAGCTGCGCAAGGAGCAGGAGGAAGCCAACCAGCTTGAATTAACCTCCGAGATGAAGGAAATCAAGCCGGCCGAGAAGCGCAGCCGCCCGACCAACGGCGTCCGCGTCAAAGGGATTGATAACCTGCTCGTGCGTTTCGCAAGATGCTGCAATCCCGTACCCGGCGACGATATTGTAGGCTATGTAACCCGCGGCCGCGGCGTATCGGTCCATCGTTCGGATTGCGCGAATCTGCCGACAACGGATGAGGGCGAGGATGCGGCACGCGTGATTGAGGTGGAATGGGAAACTGCCGTCGAAGCGAATTACAGCGTCGATATTGAAGTGACGGGACACGATCGCAACGGATTGCTGAACGAAGTCCTTCAGGCCGTCTCCGAGAGCAAGACGAACATTTCCGCCGTCACGGGTCGATCCGACAAGAACAAAATGGCCATGATCCACATGACCATCCTGATTCGCAATACGGATCATCTCCAATCCGTAGTGGAACGAATCAAGCGGGTGAAGGATGTGTATACCGTTCATCGGATCATGCAGTGA